The sequence GTATCGCCATCTTTGAATTTTTGCTATAAGATAACCAATGTATCCTGTTGGATATACTGTAGATGAATTTGAATTGCGGATAAATTCTTTATACATTTTATATGATTTAAAATCTTTGAAAAAAATATGACCGAATAACAAATTTAGGTTGAAACACATTTTTGCGTATTTATTTGGCAGCCAGGTTACTTTTTTGTATGAGGTAAATGGTGCATTGTACTCTCCCCATTTCTCAAGAGTTGACGGCGTTTTGTAAGCATAGTCCTTTTTTAATAAATTGAAGATTGGAGTTCCTGGGAACGGTACCAATATATGAATCCCGAATAAAACTGATGAATTGTTATATGATATTTTATTAATAATATCAAATGTAGCATTTAAATCATTTTGTGTTTCAGTAGGGAAACAGCACATAAAATTTATCCTGTGAGGTATTTTGTAATTTTTTAAGTAATTGACAGTTCTAATTATTTGTTCAACAGTAATATCTTTTTTAATGATTTCGTCTAATAGTCTTTGGGAGCCTGATTCAGCACCGAAAGCCAGATAATCACAACCTGATTTTTTTATCACATCTACAAAATCAGTACCTAATTTTGTAATAGCATTATCAAATGTGTTGAATCTACAAAAGGAACTCCATCGTATTTTCAACCCTTTTTTAAGAATAGTTTTTAAAATTTCATAATTCCTATCAGGGTTTGTAAAAAATTCATCTTCATAACCGATATCGAAACTCGTTATATTATATTTTTTATAAAGATATTCTATTTCATCCACAACTTTTTCAGCACTCTTTGCTCTGTACTTTCTTTTGTGAAAAGCAGTACTGTAACAGAAACTGCATCTATATGGACATCCTCTGGATGTATGAATAGGGAGTTCGTAAGATTGTAAGATATTTTTACCGAGAAGATGATATGGCAAATCAAAATCTAATTTATTCATATCAATAAAATCTCTTGGTGGATTTACAATGATATTTTTTTCGGTGTCTTTATAAGCGATTCCTTTAACTTTAGATAAATCTTGTTTGTTTAATAAAGAGAGTGCAAGTTCCTGTACTGTTTCGTCACCCTCGCCAATAACTACTATATCAACCAGTTCGTTTTGTAAACATTCTTTGGGTAATAGAGAAGGGTGAACTCCACCCAAAACAATTGGAATTTTTTTATTGTAATTCTTTATCAGTTTTGCAGCCTGTAAACCATCTAAAATCATTCTACCAGTCAACATACTGATTCCAACAAAAAGATAATTCTCTGGTTTTATTTTATTGGGACTGTCAATTCCGAGATGAATGAAGGATACATCTATATTTTTTTTAAGTAGTGCTTGTGCAACATAAAGAAGTCCTATCGGGAAGGCAAATCCGCGTAATTTACTGCCTGGATAAACCAACAGTACTTTAGGATTGTTGTTCATATACGGATAATTATTTTTTCTAATTTTGCTTTTAATAACACATAAATTTTCTGTGCTTCTTCCAGTTTTAGTAAGAATGCCATTACAGTAAAAACGACTATTCCCGTTATTGCGGAACTGCTGACTTTTATTATTTGATTAAAAATTG comes from Elusimicrobiota bacterium and encodes:
- a CDS encoding radical SAM protein → MNNNPKVLLVYPGSKLRGFAFPIGLLYVAQALLKKNIDVSFIHLGIDSPNKIKPENYLFVGISMLTGRMILDGLQAAKLIKNYNKKIPIVLGGVHPSLLPKECLQNELVDIVVIGEGDETVQELALSLLNKQDLSKVKGIAYKDTEKNIIVNPPRDFIDMNKLDFDLPYHLLGKNILQSYELPIHTSRGCPYRCSFCYSTAFHKRKYRAKSAEKVVDEIEYLYKKYNITSFDIGYEDEFFTNPDRNYEILKTILKKGLKIRWSSFCRFNTFDNAITKLGTDFVDVIKKSGCDYLAFGAESGSQRLLDEIIKKDITVEQIIRTVNYLKNYKIPHRINFMCCFPTETQNDLNATFDIINKISYNNSSVLFGIHILVPFPGTPIFNLLKKDYAYKTPSTLEKWGEYNAPFTSYKKVTWLPNKYAKMCFNLNLLFGHIFFKDFKSYKMYKEFIRNSNSSTVYPTGYIGYLIAKIQRWRYKNRVFDNVVETILFSKFIKIQFGTKRFIVNCILRKYLSPKIYQILRNWFRNKELVYEQ